The following are encoded together in the Ictalurus punctatus breed USDA103 chromosome 1, Coco_2.0, whole genome shotgun sequence genome:
- the josd2 gene encoding josephin-2, protein MSGLEVFHEKQRLELCAIHALNNVLQERVFTKEAADDICKRLAPQCMVNPHRSVLGTGNYDVNVIMAALQSRGLAAVWWDKRRSVQSLCLEKVQGFILNVPSRVSLGIVSLPLRRRHWLAVRQVNGQYYNLDSKLKGPVWIGGETELRPFLSEQLSQDVAEMLLVVQREVEEDGSWLISDGCEN, encoded by the exons atgaGCGGGTTGGAGGTGTTTCATGAGAAGCAAAGGTTGGAGCTGTGTGCTATTCACGCCCTAAACAACGTGCTGCAGGAGAGAGTGTTCACCAAGGAGGCGGCCGACGACATCTGCAAGCG CCTTGCCCCACAGTGTATGGTGAACCCACACCGCTCTGTGCTGGGTACGGGGAACTATGATGTGAACGTGATTATGGCGGCCCTCCAGAGTCGTGGATTGGCTGCAGTTTGGTGGGACAAACGTAG GTCAGTGCAGAGTTTGTGTCTGGAGAAGGTGCAAGGTTTTATTTTGAATGTCCCGTCGCGAGTGTCGCTGGGAATTGTGTCTCTCCCACTGAGACGCAGGCACTGGCTAGCAGTGCGGCAGGTCAATGGGCAGTACTACAACCTGGACTCTAAGCTTAAAGGTCCCGTGTGGATTGGCGGAGAAACAGAACTCAG GCCATTTCTCAGTGAGCAGTTGTCTCAGGATGTTGCCGAGATGCTTCTTGTAGTCCAAAGAGAAGTGGAGGAGGATGGATCATGGCTTATTTCGGATGGCTGTGAGAACTGA